In Zingiber officinale cultivar Zhangliang chromosome 8B, Zo_v1.1, whole genome shotgun sequence, a single genomic region encodes these proteins:
- the LOC122016971 gene encoding L-type lectin-domain containing receptor kinase VII.1-like — MSKIKSSTPPPLLLVLLLLNFHFLHTPAIELLFNGFKSNDLILYGNASLEPHPSSSDLASNSSGRRYLSLTTYSNYSVGRALLPFPVRTKDANSSAVLPFSTSFLFSIAPVPSVFPGHGLAFLLAPAAGTFGAVASQHLGLFNLTSNGDAAARVVAVEFDVFKNEEFRDINSNHVGVDLNSLTSVSAAAAGYWPDENGASFVDLTLNDGTIYQAWVDYVSGRLNVTMAPAALCRKPLRPLISVQMDLSNVFLDEMYVGFCASTGMLVERHRILAWSFSNSNFSAGDGLITTDLPNFLEQANAKSRKGLIVGFIMAAIVLLFSSVVAVGLWRKWTHRKRKHKRVIEEEESEDKIEEWELEYWPHRIGYQEIYAATEGFSESNLIGRGGHGVVYKGILGGTEVAVKLFSQTNSEEAKYFAAEVSSLGRLKHRNLVGLRGWCRSRRGRGATMILVYDYMENGSLDRWIFGGGEQLNWVSRVSILRDVAEALLYLHEGWGESVVIHRDVKASNVMLDAGMIGRLGDFGLARAHQRGCELGTTRVVGSAGYLAPEVVRTGRATAATDVYAFGVMVLEVVTGRPAAAEGLLPLVFWARNAAARGAAPVDARARASEGYDEREAALLVAVALACTRDDAVERPTTRQLVRMLEACGQGDGGSTSARLLAVENFGEAWAAFPVTPRQPTPELRHLTFLELQQSLSSSSSSAVNAPGSLVDDL; from the coding sequence ATGTCGAAGATCAAATCCAGCACGCCGCCGCCGCTCCTCCTCGTGCTCCTGCTCCTCAACTTCCATTTTCTTCACACTCCGGCGATCGAACTCCTCTTCAATGGCTTCAAGTCCAACGATCTTATCCTCTACGGAAACGCTTCTCTCGAACCCCATCCTTCCTCATCGGATCTCGCCAGCAACAGTAGCGGCCGCAGGTACCTCTCCCTCACCACTTATTCCAACTACTCTGTAGGCCGCGCGCTCCTCCCCTTTCCCGTCCGCACCAAAGACGCCAATTCATCCGCCGTCCTACCCTTCTCGACCTCGTTCCTCTTCTCCATCGCTCCTGTTCCCTCGGTCTTTCCTGGCCACGGTCTCGCCTTTCTCTTAGCTCCCGCCGCTGGTACTTTCGGCGCCGTCGCTTCCCAGCACCTTGGTCTCTTCAACTTGACCTCGAACGGTGACGCCGCCGCCCGCGTCGTCGCCGTGGAGTTTGATGTCTTTAAGAATGAGGAGTTCCGTGACATCAATTCCAACCACGTCGGCGTCGATCTCAACTCTCTCACCTCCGTATCAGCCGCCGCTGCCGGTTACTGGCCAGATGAAAACGGTGCTTCCTTCGTCGACCTGACGCTTAACGATGGGACCATCTACCAGGCCTGGGTGGACTATGTCAGCGGGCGGCTTAATGTCACCATGGCTCCCGCCGCCCTCTGCCGAAAGCCGCTCCGCCCACTTATATCCGTCCAAATGGACCTCTCCAACGTATTCCTTGATGAGATGTACGTCGGTTTCTGTGCTTCAACAGGGATGCTGGTGGAGCGCCACCGCATCCTAGCTTGGAGCTTCAGCAACTCCAACTTCTCCGCCGGCGACGGTCTAATCACCACGGATCTCCCCAATTTCCTCGAGCAGGCGAATGCAAAATCGAGAAAAGGCCTTATTGTTGGCTTCATTATGGCAGCAATCGTTCTTCTGTTTTCTTCAGTTGTGGCGGTAGGGTTGTGGAGGAAGTGGACTCATCGGAAGAGAAAGCACAAACGAGtaattgaggaagaagaaagcgagGACAAGATCGAGGAGTGGGAATTGGAGTATTGGCCTCATCGAATTGGGTACCAAGAAATCTACGCCGCCACTGAAGGTTTCTCCGAGAGCAACCTGATCGGCCGCGGCGGCCACGGCGTTGTCTATAAAGGGATTCTCGGTGGCACCGAGGTCGCAGTGAAGCTCTTTTCCCAGACCAATTCGGAGGAGGCCAAGTACTTCGCGGCGGAGGTATCCAGCCTAGGCCGGCTTAAACATCGGAATCTGGTCGGCCTCCGCGGCTGGTGCCGCTCCCGGCGTGGCCGAGGGGCCACAATGATCTTGGTGTACGACTACATGGAGAATGGAAGCTTGGACCGCTGGATCTTCGGAGGCGGGGAACAGCTGAATTGGGTTTCGAGGGTGAGTATCCTCCGGGACGTAGCGGAGGCACTGCTCTACCTGCACGAAGGATGGGGCGAGTCTGTGGTGATCCACCGCGACGTCAAGGCGAGCAACGTGATGCTGGACGCCGGGATGATCGGGCGGCTGGGGGACTTCGGTCTGGCGCGAGCCCACCAGCGGGGCTGTGAGCTGGGCACCACTAGGGTGGTCGGCTCAGCAGGGTACCTAGCTCCGGAGGTGGTGCGCACCGGGCGCGCGACGGCAGCGACGGACGTTTATGCCTTCGGGGTCATGGTGCTCGAGGTGGTGACCGGGCGACCGGCGGCGGCGGAGGGTTTGCTGCCGTTAGTGTTTTGGGCACGGAATGCTGCCGCTCGGGGGGCTGCTCCGGTGGACGCGAGAGCGAGGGCGTCGGAGGGGTACGACGAGAGGGAGGCGGCGCTGTTGGTGGCGGTGGCGCTGGCGTGCACGCGGGATGACGCGGTGGAGAGGCCAACGACGAGGCAGTTGGTGCGGATGTTGGAGGCGTGTGGGCAGGGCGATGGAGGATCGACCTCCGCTAGGCTGCTGGCGGTGGAAAACTTCGGAGAGGCGTGGGCTGCCTTTCCTGTTACCCCTCGGCAGCCCACGCCGGAGCTCCGGCATCTCACGTTCCTGGAGCTGCAGCAATCTTTGTCCTCGTCGTCCTCATCAGCGGTCAACGCACCCGGCAGTCTCGTGGATGACCTCTGA